Proteins encoded by one window of Enterococcus faecalis:
- a CDS encoding ATP:cob(I)alamin adenosyltransferase, which translates to MEKMYRSPYEAYPYLSSKPEDLRCDFELMTDELASMTGLLRGYVQQLDVPEQPALTEELAKICELIYHVNPTTRTKLTVTEEEIAWLLERVNAMNELTYEENRPFVLPMGTICSSYAHILRAKAKDIVRLLYRMDYGGKKIDPQLYDLVNLLSGYFFMLALYLNQLENGEEVPFVSRNYSI; encoded by the coding sequence ATGGAAAAAATGTACCGCAGTCCGTATGAAGCGTATCCGTATCTATCTTCTAAACCAGAAGATTTACGATGTGATTTTGAATTAATGACTGATGAATTGGCCTCGATGACAGGTCTTCTACGAGGATATGTGCAACAATTAGACGTCCCTGAACAGCCTGCACTAACAGAAGAACTAGCCAAAATTTGCGAGTTAATCTACCATGTCAATCCAACGACCCGAACAAAATTAACAGTCACAGAGGAAGAAATAGCCTGGCTTTTGGAACGTGTCAATGCTATGAATGAACTGACATACGAAGAAAATCGTCCTTTTGTTTTACCGATGGGCACAATCTGTTCCTCTTATGCACACATTTTAAGAGCCAAAGCCAAAGATATTGTTCGTTTACTTTATCGCATGGACTATGGTGGTAAAAAAATTGATCCGCAGCTGTATGATTTAGTCAACTTACTCTCAGGTTACTTTTTCATGTTAGCTTTGTATCTAAATCAGCTCGAAAATGGTGAAGAAGTCCCCTTTGTTTCTCGCAACTATTCTATTTAA
- a CDS encoding PhzF family phenazine biosynthesis protein: MSYPYYIVDAFAEEVFKGNPAAVYVLEKWLPEAVMQNIAIENNLSETAFTVKEGQSYALRWFTPEREIDLCGHATLATAFVLFNYYSVAEETLHFTSQSGPLAVTKKEEYYYLDFPYILPERIPILPEYEAALGTKIYEAYLGRDLFFVLKDEETVAKITPDFSALKALDLGVGVIVTASGDSVDFVSRTFFPKLRINEDPVCGSAHANLIPYWGKRLNQTTLSAYQVSPRGGFLTCEVKEDRVIIGGTAKLFAKGEAYLPV, encoded by the coding sequence ATGAGTTATCCCTATTATATTGTCGATGCTTTTGCGGAGGAAGTTTTTAAAGGCAATCCCGCCGCTGTTTATGTTTTGGAAAAATGGTTGCCAGAAGCGGTGATGCAAAACATTGCGATTGAAAATAATTTGTCAGAGACTGCTTTTACGGTCAAGGAGGGACAAAGTTACGCCCTGCGCTGGTTTACGCCGGAACGAGAAATCGATCTCTGTGGACATGCTACATTAGCGACGGCTTTTGTGTTATTTAACTATTATTCCGTTGCGGAAGAAACACTCCATTTTACTAGTCAAAGTGGACCGCTCGCAGTGACCAAAAAAGAGGAATACTATTATCTAGATTTTCCTTATATCCTACCGGAAAGGATTCCAATTTTGCCAGAGTATGAAGCCGCTTTAGGCACGAAAATTTATGAAGCTTATTTGGGTCGCGATTTATTTTTTGTCTTAAAAGACGAAGAGACAGTGGCAAAAATCACACCAGATTTTTCTGCATTAAAAGCATTGGATTTAGGAGTAGGAGTCATTGTAACGGCATCAGGAGACTCGGTGGATTTTGTTTCACGAACTTTTTTCCCGAAACTAAGAATTAACGAAGATCCAGTTTGTGGTTCTGCGCACGCCAATTTAATTCCTTATTGGGGAAAACGGCTCAATCAAACGACCCTTTCGGCCTATCAAGTGTCCCCAAGAGGCGGCTTTTTAACTTGTGAAGTGAAAGAAGATCGAGTCATTATTGGTGGTACTGCTAAACTATTTGCAAAAGGGGAAGCGTACTTGCCTGTATAA